One Pyrus communis chromosome 4, drPyrComm1.1, whole genome shotgun sequence genomic region harbors:
- the LOC137732749 gene encoding uncharacterized protein, which produces MVLYRSNDALMCKILATTLQGEAQDWFHTLPPRSIRSFDDLSLVFTNKYSSYYSIKKKSDHLFNVKKNPKKSHRHYVKKFKVEKVKIVGYDDSIASATFQKGFLADHPLFGELISELWLKLPKQSKGDTSKLDHTKYCIFHRGLEHTTNDYYTWKNYLEKLVKEGKVDRYLDKPIAQPKKNADADEEEEDAAGFTSLAESERFGLTTSSLNLSI; this is translated from the exons ATGGTCCTTTATCGGAGTAACGATGccctcatgtgcaagatattagCCACTACTTTGCAAGGTGAggcgcaagattggttccacACTTTACCGCCACGATCTATCCGGAGTTTCGATgatctttctttggttttcaccaacaAATATTCGTCCTACTActcgatcaagaaaaagtcTGACCACTTGTTCAATGTGAAGAAAAACCCAAAGAAGTCGCACCGTCACTATGTGAAGAAGTTCAAAGTAGAGAAGGTGAAGATAGTCGGATACGACGACTCGATAGCAAGCGCAACCTTCCAAAAAGGATTCCTAGCAGACCACCCACTGTTTGGAGAATTGATT AGCGAACTATGGCTTAAGCTGCCAAAACAATCAAAGGGAGATACTTCCAAGTTGGACCACACCAAGTACTGCATATTCCACCGAGGCCTCGAGCACACAACCAATGACTACTAtacttggaagaactacctagaGAAGCTTGTGAAAGAAGGCAAAGTCGACAGATACTTGGACAAGCCGATTGCGCAGCCTAAAAAGAATGCGGATgctgacgaagaagaagaagatgcagcAGGTTTTACTAGTCTCGCTGAATCTGAGCGATTCGGATTAACGACATCTTCGCTGAATCTGAGCATTTGA